The Alicyclobacillus vulcanalis DNA segment TGGTGGCATCGCGCAAAGGCGACAATCGGCGCTTGCGTAACGTAACAGTGTTATGTTACGATCAGGTCGCTGGAGTTGATGATGCACATGAGCGACGATTTGATCTCCAAAAAGGAGTTGCTCGAACTCACGGGGATTTCCTACGGCCAGCTGTATCGGTGGAAACGGAAACAGCTCATTCCAGAAGAGTGGTTCATTCGCAAGGCGACCTTCACGGGTCAGGAGACCTTCTTTCCGCGCGAGAAAATGCTGAGCCGCATTGAGCAAATCAAGCAATGGAAAGAAGACGTGCCGCTGGACGAGTTGGCGAAGCGGCTCTCGCCCCAGGGCATCGAGCTGGAACGCGCGGGGGAGGACCTCGTCCGCCTCGGGGTGGTGAGCGAGCTGGCCCTGAGGCTGTATCGCGAGGTGAATGCGCACGCCCGAATCCTGCCGTTTCGCGACATCGTCTGCCTGTACCTGGTACACGAGGCTTTGGAGAGCGGACAGGTCAGCTTGGACGAAGCGCGCCAGCTCGTTCAATCGTACGAGGGATATGTAACAGTGTTTCGTGACATGCAGATGCGTATCGATCTCGTCCGCAAGCTTGGCATCGGCGTTTGGCTGGCGCGCGCGCCGAACGCCGAGATCGCGTTCGACCCGCAAGCGAACATCGCTTTCACGGTCGACGTGGCGGCTGCGGTCGAACGCTTGAAGTTGAAGCTGATGTGATCGCGTGGCACCTGCACATGAGGAGGGAACTGTGGATGCCGGAGGATTTAGAGGTGTCTGGCCGCACGTCGATGGGCGGGGGCGTGTATCGGCGAGTGGAAGTGAACGGCATGACCAAGATGCTGGGCGACATCACATGCGAGACCTGCGAGGTGAATGGAAGTGCGCAGGTGGAAGGAAGCCTGCGCGCCGAAGGGCGGATTGAAGTGAATGGGCGTCTGAACGTGCAGGGGCCGATCGCGGCGGGCGCCCTGGAGGTGAACGGCATGTGCCGCGTGAATGGAAACTGCGAGGTGAGCGAAGCCGCGTCGATTTCGGGTGTGGCCCGCTTTGAGGGCAGTTTGCGCGCGGGAGACATCCGAGTCGGCGGGCGGGTGCGCGTCAGCGGGGCCATGGAAGCGGAGGCCGTTCGCGTGACGGGGAATCTGCGGTGTGGCGGCCTGGTGAATGCGGACGTGATCGAATTTGAGCTGATGGGGAAATCGAGTGTGCGAGAAATCGGCTGTGGCACGCTCACCGTTGCTGTGGGCCGAGGAGGTTGGTTTTCGAAGCCGAGGCTCGAGGTGGAGACCATTGAAGGGGATCGCGTGGAGGTGGAGGCCGTGGTGGCACGGCGCGTCCGGGGCGACGTGGTCATTGTGGGGGACGATTGCCGCGTGGACCTCGTGGAGTATCGGACGACGTTTGAACGGCGCGGGGCGGCCGTGGTGGGCGAAGCGGTTCAGATTTGAAGGGAGGGATGGCCGTGGCGAGAGATGCAAAGCCCAATTTGACCGTGATGGGCGAATCGACCTCGGCGGGCGGCAACTTCGCGAGGGTGCGCATCATGGGACAGGCGGACGTGCGCGGTCCGCTCGTGTGTGAACGCCTGCGTGTCATGGGCCAACTCGACGCGGAAGCCGATCTCTCGGCGGACACCGCGTCCATCATGGGGCAGGTCACGTGCCAGGGCGACGTGATCGCGGCGAAGTTGGACGTGAAAGGTGCACTGCGCTGCGGCGGGCACCTGTCGGCGGGCGAGCTGAAGACAGCGGGCGAGATTGAGGTGAAGGGCAACTGCGGAGCAGATCGGGCGCTGATTCGCGGGGCGTTGACGGTGGAGGGCCTGTTTTCCGCGGATGAGGCCCGCATTCGGCTCCACGGCCCATGCCGGGTGCGAGAGATGGGGTTGGGGCGGCTGGTCGTGGAGCTGCCCAAGCACGCGTGGGGCGCTTCCTTTCGGCGACACGGGACCCTTGAGGCGGACGTGATTGAGGCGGACGAGGTCGATCTCGTCCATACCCGCGCCCGGGTGGTTCGAGCGCAGGTCGTGCGCGTGGGGGTGGGGTGCGAAATCGAGTGTGTGGAATACGGCCGCACATGCGATGTCCATCCGGGTGCCAAGGTGGAACACGTCATCGACGCGCGTGCAAACGGATAGGCGTGGAATGCGGAGAAAGGAAGTGGTGACGTGGCAAAGGGGACGTCCAAGCGCGGATTCGTCGTTGCGGCGCTTCTTTTGGGCATTTTCGTCGCGGCGATGGACAACACCATCGTGGCCACGGCGACGGGCAACATCGTGGCACATCTGGGCGGCCTGGAGCAGATTGTGTGGATCACGGCGGCCTACATGCTCACGGAGATGGCCGGCATGCCGATCTTCGGCAAGTTGTCAGACATG contains these protein-coding regions:
- a CDS encoding polymer-forming cytoskeletal protein, which encodes MAVARDAKPNLTVMGESTSAGGNFARVRIMGQADVRGPLVCERLRVMGQLDAEADLSADTASIMGQVTCQGDVIAAKLDVKGALRCGGHLSAGELKTAGEIEVKGNCGADRALIRGALTVEGLFSADEARIRLHGPCRVREMGLGRLVVELPKHAWGASFRRHGTLEADVIEADEVDLVHTRARVVRAQVVRVGVGCEIECVEYGRTCDVHPGAKVEHVIDARANG
- a CDS encoding YhbD family protein, whose amino-acid sequence is MSDDLISKKELLELTGISYGQLYRWKRKQLIPEEWFIRKATFTGQETFFPREKMLSRIEQIKQWKEDVPLDELAKRLSPQGIELERAGEDLVRLGVVSELALRLYREVNAHARILPFRDIVCLYLVHEALESGQVSLDEARQLVQSYEGYVTVFRDMQMRIDLVRKLGIGVWLARAPNAEIAFDPQANIAFTVDVAAAVERLKLKLM
- a CDS encoding polymer-forming cytoskeletal protein produces the protein MRRELWMPEDLEVSGRTSMGGGVYRRVEVNGMTKMLGDITCETCEVNGSAQVEGSLRAEGRIEVNGRLNVQGPIAAGALEVNGMCRVNGNCEVSEAASISGVARFEGSLRAGDIRVGGRVRVSGAMEAEAVRVTGNLRCGGLVNADVIEFELMGKSSVREIGCGTLTVAVGRGGWFSKPRLEVETIEGDRVEVEAVVARRVRGDVVIVGDDCRVDLVEYRTTFERRGAAVVGEAVQI